The Vibrio echinoideorum genome includes a region encoding these proteins:
- a CDS encoding DUF72 domain-containing protein yields the protein MTNGEITMATLPLRLGLTMWSHSEWQSQFYGKGTKPAERLEKYTQVFHTVEGNTTFYATPSMSTVHNWKAASHDDFKFTFKLPKFITHQQQLRHCQAELKEFLMTMSPLHDRIGQWTIQLPHSFEPSMLPALQKFCTLFPKDMQLGVEVRHLGFFDKSDAEKRFNQWLVEEGINRIIMDSRPVFSAPPTTEAVIDAHQKKPRVPVHAIATANNPMIRFIGHPDQKPNIEFFKPWFAKIPNWLAEGKQPYLMIHTPDNNHSPELAVAIYQQLQKQVTESTSLLLPDLAQFPAQKGNHQISMF from the coding sequence ATGACTAACGGTGAGATAACGATGGCAACTTTACCTCTAAGACTTGGATTAACCATGTGGTCTCATTCTGAGTGGCAAAGTCAGTTCTATGGTAAAGGGACGAAACCGGCTGAGCGCCTAGAAAAGTACACCCAAGTTTTTCATACGGTTGAAGGGAATACGACGTTCTATGCCACGCCTAGTATGTCAACCGTTCACAACTGGAAAGCAGCGAGTCATGATGATTTCAAATTTACCTTCAAACTGCCTAAATTCATCACCCACCAGCAGCAACTCAGGCACTGCCAAGCCGAACTCAAAGAGTTTCTAATGACCATGTCGCCACTGCACGATCGCATTGGCCAGTGGACGATTCAACTACCACACAGCTTTGAACCAAGCATGCTCCCTGCCCTACAAAAATTTTGTACATTATTCCCGAAAGACATGCAGCTTGGTGTTGAAGTTCGTCATCTTGGTTTCTTTGACAAAAGCGACGCCGAAAAACGCTTCAATCAATGGCTCGTTGAAGAAGGCATTAATCGTATTATTATGGATAGTCGCCCAGTTTTCTCCGCACCACCAACCACTGAAGCGGTGATCGATGCGCATCAGAAAAAGCCGCGCGTTCCCGTTCATGCTATTGCGACCGCCAATAATCCAATGATTCGCTTTATTGGCCACCCTGACCAAAAGCCTAACATCGAATTCTTTAAACCTTGGTTTGCCAAAATCCCGAACTGGCTTGCTGAAGGTAAACAACCTTATTTGATGATCCACACCCCAGACAATAATCACTCCCCCGAACTTGCAGTCGCTATCTATCAGCAGCTACAAAAGCAAGTCACTGAAAGCACGTCATTATTATTGCCCGATCTTGCTCAATTTCCAGCTCAGAAAGGCAACCATCAAATCTCGATGTTTTAA
- the ruvC gene encoding crossover junction endodeoxyribonuclease RuvC: MSIILGIDPGSRITGYGVIRQNGRHLYYLGSGCIRMSEKELPGRLKQIYAGVSEIITQFQPDVFAIEQVFMAKNADSALKLGQARGSAIVAAVNADLPVHEYAARLIKQAVTGNGGADKLMVQNMVMSMLKLPAKPQADAADALGVAITHANTNKTLIALAGKATGAKKGRYR; encoded by the coding sequence ATGTCTATTATATTAGGGATCGATCCTGGCTCACGCATTACCGGTTATGGCGTTATTCGTCAAAACGGCCGTCATCTGTATTACTTAGGTAGTGGTTGTATCCGCATGTCAGAAAAAGAACTGCCAGGTCGACTTAAGCAGATCTATGCAGGTGTGAGCGAAATCATTACTCAGTTTCAGCCAGATGTATTCGCGATAGAGCAGGTCTTTATGGCGAAGAATGCTGATTCTGCACTTAAGCTCGGACAAGCTCGTGGTAGCGCGATTGTGGCGGCGGTTAACGCTGATCTACCAGTGCATGAGTACGCCGCTCGTCTAATCAAGCAAGCCGTAACAGGTAATGGCGGTGCCGATAAGTTAATGGTTCAGAACATGGTGATGAGCATGCTTAAATTACCTGCCAAACCACAGGCTGATGCCGCCGATGCTCTAGGCGTAGCAATCACTCACGCTAACACCAATAAAACGCTGATCGCACTTGCTGGCAAAGCAACAGGTGCGAAAAAAGGCCGTTACCGTTAA
- a CDS encoding methyl-accepting chemotaxis protein, which produces MNPIKLWRALFLPNRTKWSNNEVRQADILLLFTFIAFFVGVYSFLKWTKHEEPLLVVTSVFLIVFELISALLLRITSKPSLALNFGFVGMAVHALNIIYQSGGVVASTQAYWVPLLVVAFFLSGTRIVALVWSGLVIGVSLVMTSAHLKGFEFPQLVLTPEAVVVETWSGVIMPLVVICIAQAFTAKQKEVAIEMAEDAISESQQIANQATQSEGQLSIVLDQANSNSESLQDVSVHLDQQSQDLHAQVEVLNINCESQASAAEQMSQQLHQMTQGIEESNSFVGELKDRSEAVGTKAQKSSESLEASTSAISQIIQSNQEIMKVADLITSVAEQTNLLALNAAIEAARAGEQGRGFAVVADQVRELSAKSSHSAIEIRTLLDRSKEEVEHGRNIIEITANEMNDIISEVQTISTDVNQLTDIMAMQMGSLKELDLASSEVAQSVAETKSVSGLVANYGSELTGHVTSVKELVESLNSVVSQAKQA; this is translated from the coding sequence ATGAACCCTATAAAGCTGTGGCGCGCGTTGTTTCTACCCAATCGTACCAAATGGAGTAACAACGAAGTCAGGCAAGCCGATATCTTATTACTCTTCACTTTTATCGCATTCTTCGTAGGTGTGTATAGCTTCTTAAAATGGACAAAGCACGAAGAGCCGTTGCTTGTTGTTACTTCCGTATTTCTTATCGTATTTGAACTGATCTCGGCGCTTCTATTACGCATCACGAGTAAGCCTAGCCTTGCATTGAATTTTGGTTTTGTTGGTATGGCGGTACACGCACTTAATATCATCTATCAAAGCGGTGGTGTTGTTGCTTCAACTCAAGCTTACTGGGTACCTTTGCTGGTGGTTGCTTTCTTTTTATCTGGGACTCGAATTGTCGCCTTGGTGTGGAGTGGGTTGGTTATCGGTGTTTCGCTGGTGATGACTTCAGCTCACCTTAAAGGGTTTGAGTTTCCGCAGTTAGTGCTCACTCCGGAAGCCGTAGTCGTTGAAACATGGTCTGGTGTGATTATGCCGCTCGTTGTTATTTGTATTGCTCAAGCTTTTACGGCTAAGCAAAAAGAGGTGGCGATAGAAATGGCAGAGGATGCAATTTCAGAAAGCCAGCAGATAGCGAATCAAGCGACCCAGAGTGAGGGACAACTCTCAATTGTACTTGACCAAGCTAACTCGAACTCTGAAAGCCTACAGGACGTTTCGGTGCATTTGGATCAGCAGTCACAAGACTTGCATGCTCAAGTCGAAGTGTTGAATATCAATTGTGAATCTCAGGCGAGTGCCGCCGAGCAGATGAGCCAACAGCTTCACCAAATGACCCAAGGAATAGAAGAATCAAACTCATTTGTGGGAGAACTGAAAGATCGCAGTGAAGCGGTAGGAACGAAAGCGCAAAAGAGCTCTGAGTCATTAGAAGCTTCGACCAGTGCAATCAGTCAAATTATTCAAAGCAATCAAGAGATAATGAAAGTTGCTGATCTTATTACTTCCGTAGCCGAACAAACCAATTTATTGGCACTCAACGCCGCGATAGAAGCCGCTCGCGCAGGCGAACAGGGAAGAGGGTTTGCTGTGGTGGCTGATCAAGTGAGAGAGCTGTCTGCGAAAAGTAGTCATTCAGCGATAGAGATTCGAACCTTGCTGGACCGCAGTAAAGAGGAAGTTGAACATGGCAGAAACATTATTGAAATCACGGCTAATGAAATGAACGACATCATATCGGAGGTTCAAACTATCTCGACCGATGTCAATCAACTGACCGATATTATGGCGATGCAAATGGGCTCTCTAAAAGAACTCGACCTGGCGAGTTCAGAGGTCGCACAAAGCGTTGCAGAAACCAAATCCGTGTCGGGTTTAGTCGCGAATTATGGCTCTGAACTCACTGGTCATGTTACCTCGGTGAAAGAATTGGTCGAAAGCTTGAACAGCGTGGTTTCACAAGCGAAGCAAGCTTAA
- a CDS encoding ATP-dependent zinc protease family protein, whose product MFKRLSPIVAVGLLSGCTLTNGASYHQETLDAISRSETNIANKVQNLELQLSNQSDYIESLEDEITTLSSQLDVHLTNMEHKVIEELEEEEPVAVAAAPIAPTSQPTILGGIEKVSIDSIKQSFDARVDTGATTSSLNAVDIKEFERNGKNWIKFHLDDKAQAVEDQKWIEAPVVRYVKIRQSTNDKAERRAVIELWVKVGKIHEKAQFTLADRSQMSHPVLLGREFIKDIALVDVSKKYVQTEVK is encoded by the coding sequence ATGTTTAAGCGATTATCGCCAATTGTGGCGGTTGGTTTGCTCTCTGGTTGCACCCTTACTAACGGTGCTTCCTACCACCAAGAAACTCTCGATGCTATTTCCCGCTCAGAGACAAACATCGCAAATAAGGTTCAAAATCTTGAACTGCAACTAAGTAATCAAAGTGATTATATTGAAAGCTTAGAAGATGAAATCACGACCCTATCTAGTCAATTAGATGTTCATCTAACAAACATGGAACACAAAGTTATTGAAGAGTTAGAAGAAGAGGAGCCTGTTGCAGTTGCAGCGGCACCTATCGCTCCTACATCACAACCAACCATTCTTGGCGGAATCGAAAAAGTATCTATCGATTCGATTAAACAAAGCTTTGATGCTCGTGTTGATACGGGTGCTACCACCTCTTCTTTGAATGCTGTCGATATCAAAGAATTCGAACGCAACGGAAAGAACTGGATTAAGTTCCATCTAGACGATAAAGCGCAAGCCGTAGAAGACCAAAAATGGATTGAAGCGCCAGTTGTACGGTATGTAAAAATCCGTCAGTCAACGAATGACAAAGCAGAACGTCGAGCTGTGATCGAATTATGGGTTAAAGTTGGAAAAATCCATGAAAAAGCGCAATTTACATTGGCGGATCGCTCTCAAATGAGTCACCCTGTATTACTAGGGCGCGAATTTATCAAAGACATAGCGCTAGTAGATGTAAGTAAAAAGTACGTACAAACGGAAGTTAAATAA
- the aspS gene encoding aspartate--tRNA ligase, with amino-acid sequence MRTHYCGNLNKSLAGQTVELCGWVNRRRDLGGLIFIDMRDREGVVQVVVDPDMKDIFEIASQLRNEFCIKFTGEVRVRPDSQVNKDMSTGEVELYATGLEIINRSEALPLDFNQTNSEEQRLKYRYIDLRRPEMSDRIKLRARASSFVRRFLDENLFLDIETPVLTKATPEGARDYLVPSRVHKGSFYALPQSPQLFKQLLMMSGFDRYYQIVKCFRDEDLRADRQPEFTQIDIETSFLSSQEVRGITEKLVHDMWKELLDVELGQFPVMPFSEAIRRFGSDKPDLRNPLELVDVADLLKDVEFKVFSGPANDEKGRVAVIRVPGGAKLTRKQIDGYAEHVGIYGAKGLAWMKVNDRAAGMEGIQSPVAKFLNEDVINGILERTQAESGDIILFGADKANIVSEAMGALRIKLGDDLELTDKKAWAPLWVIDFPMFEEDGEGNLHAMHHPFTSPLGMNAEELKANPAAANSDAYDMVINGYEVGGGSVRIHNAEMQTAVFGILGIEAQEQQEKFGFLLEALKYGTPPHAGLAFGLDRLAMLLCGTENIRDVIAFPKTTAAACLLTDAPSLANPASLEELAIAVKLAKKEG; translated from the coding sequence ATGCGTACCCATTACTGTGGTAACCTGAACAAGTCCCTGGCGGGACAAACTGTAGAATTGTGCGGCTGGGTAAATCGTCGCCGTGATTTAGGCGGTCTTATCTTTATTGATATGCGTGACCGTGAAGGCGTAGTTCAGGTTGTTGTCGATCCAGATATGAAAGATATCTTTGAAATCGCTAGCCAACTGCGTAATGAATTCTGCATCAAGTTTACGGGTGAAGTACGTGTTCGTCCTGACAGCCAAGTAAACAAAGACATGTCGACAGGTGAAGTTGAACTTTACGCGACAGGCCTAGAAATCATCAACCGTTCAGAAGCGCTTCCATTAGATTTCAACCAAACGAACTCTGAAGAGCAGCGTCTTAAATACCGTTACATCGATCTTCGTCGTCCAGAAATGAGTGACCGCATCAAACTTCGTGCACGAGCTTCTAGCTTCGTTCGCCGTTTCCTTGATGAGAACCTATTCCTAGATATCGAAACGCCAGTACTAACTAAAGCAACGCCAGAAGGTGCTCGTGATTACCTAGTGCCAAGCCGCGTTCACAAGGGTAGCTTCTACGCACTTCCTCAATCTCCTCAGCTGTTCAAGCAACTGCTGATGATGTCTGGTTTTGACCGTTACTACCAAATCGTTAAATGTTTCCGTGATGAAGATTTACGTGCTGACCGTCAGCCTGAATTTACTCAAATCGATATCGAAACATCATTCCTATCTTCTCAAGAAGTTCGTGGTATCACTGAGAAACTTGTTCACGATATGTGGAAAGAGCTTCTAGATGTTGAACTGGGTCAATTCCCAGTAATGCCTTTCTCTGAAGCGATTCGTCGTTTTGGTTCTGATAAGCCAGATCTACGTAACCCACTAGAGCTAGTTGATGTTGCTGACCTACTGAAAGACGTAGAGTTTAAAGTATTCTCTGGTCCTGCGAACGACGAGAAAGGTCGCGTAGCAGTAATCCGTGTTCCGGGTGGCGCTAAGCTAACTCGTAAGCAAATCGATGGTTACGCAGAGCACGTAGGTATCTACGGCGCGAAAGGTCTTGCTTGGATGAAGGTTAACGACCGTGCTGCAGGCATGGAAGGTATCCAATCTCCAGTCGCTAAGTTCCTAAACGAAGATGTGATTAACGGCATTCTTGAGCGTACTCAAGCTGAATCTGGCGACATCATTCTATTTGGTGCAGATAAAGCGAACATTGTTTCTGAAGCAATGGGCGCACTTCGTATCAAACTAGGTGATGACTTAGAGCTAACAGATAAGAAAGCTTGGGCTCCACTTTGGGTTATTGATTTCCCAATGTTTGAAGAAGATGGTGAAGGCAACCTACACGCTATGCACCACCCATTCACATCGCCTCTAGGTATGAATGCAGAAGAGCTAAAAGCAAACCCAGCAGCAGCTAATTCTGATGCATACGACATGGTAATCAACGGCTACGAAGTAGGCGGTGGTTCTGTACGTATTCATAACGCAGAAATGCAAACAGCGGTATTTGGTATCCTAGGTATCGAAGCACAAGAGCAACAAGAGAAGTTCGGCTTCCTACTTGAAGCGCTTAAGTACGGAACTCCACCACACGCAGGTTTAGCGTTCGGTCTTGACCGTCTAGCAATGCTTCTTTGTGGTACAGAGAACATCCGTGACGTTATCGCATTCCCGAAAACAACGGCTGCAGCATGTCTACTAACAGACGCGCCAAGCCTAGCAAATCCAGCATCGCTGGAAGAGCTAGCAATCGCAGTTAAATTAGCGAAGAAAGAAGGCTAA
- the ruvB gene encoding Holliday junction branch migration DNA helicase RuvB, with the protein MIEADRLIAPDNPVFKDEDVIDRAIRPKALSDYQGQDHVRNQMEIFIQAAQMRNEALDHLLIFGPPGLGKTTLANIVANEMDVSIRTTSGPVLEKAGDLAALLTNLEENDVLFIDEIHRLSPVVEEVLYPAMEDYQLDIMIGEGPAARSIKIDLPPFTLIGATTRAGSLTSPLRDRFGITQRLEYYKVEDLQNIVQRSADCLGLSLESEGALEIARRARGTPRIANRLLRRVRDYAEVKGDGHICPDVADKALNMLDVDAKGFDYMDRKLLLAIMEKFGGGPVGIDNMAAAIGEEKDTIEDVLEPYLIQQGYLQRTPRGRIATDRAYLHFGIDKPSNR; encoded by the coding sequence ATGATTGAAGCCGATCGCCTGATTGCACCGGATAACCCAGTATTCAAAGATGAAGATGTCATTGATCGTGCAATTCGCCCTAAAGCACTTTCCGACTATCAAGGTCAGGATCACGTTCGTAACCAGATGGAGATTTTCATTCAAGCAGCGCAAATGCGAAATGAAGCTCTGGATCACCTGTTGATTTTTGGCCCTCCGGGCTTAGGTAAAACCACGCTTGCGAACATTGTTGCCAATGAAATGGATGTGAGCATCCGTACCACTTCGGGACCGGTATTGGAGAAGGCGGGCGATTTAGCGGCGCTATTAACCAACCTTGAAGAAAATGATGTGCTTTTCATTGATGAAATCCACCGTTTGAGCCCTGTGGTTGAAGAGGTGCTTTATCCTGCGATGGAAGACTACCAATTGGACATCATGATTGGTGAAGGTCCAGCAGCGCGCTCTATTAAAATCGATTTACCTCCGTTTACGTTGATCGGCGCGACAACACGTGCTGGGTCGCTAACTTCTCCATTACGTGACCGTTTTGGGATAACTCAACGTCTCGAGTATTACAAAGTAGAAGACCTTCAAAATATCGTTCAGCGCAGTGCAGATTGTCTTGGGCTTTCACTGGAGTCGGAAGGGGCGTTAGAAATTGCTCGCCGAGCACGCGGTACACCGCGTATTGCTAACCGATTGCTGCGTCGTGTCCGTGACTACGCGGAAGTAAAGGGTGATGGACATATCTGTCCTGATGTCGCTGACAAAGCACTCAACATGCTGGATGTCGACGCGAAAGGTTTTGACTATATGGATAGAAAACTTCTGCTCGCGATTATGGAGAAGTTTGGCGGTGGTCCTGTGGGTATCGACAACATGGCAGCAGCAATTGGTGAAGAGAAAGACACCATTGAAGACGTATTGGAACCCTACTTAATCCAACAAGGTTATCTGCAAAGAACCCCACGAGGCCGAATTGCTACCGACAGAGCGTATTTACACTTCGGAATAGATAAACCTTCTAATCGTTAA
- the ruvA gene encoding Holliday junction branch migration protein RuvA yields the protein MIGRLRGTLIEKQPPELLIEVSGVGYEVQMPMSCFYELPNVGEEAIIYTHFVVREDAQLLYGFNTVKERALFREVIKANGVGPKLGLGILSGMTASQFVQSVEREDISTLVKLPGVGKKTAERLVVEMKDRLKGWGAGDLFTPATDAAPMDSMPTVHDAEEEAVSALLALGYKPTQASKVVAQVAKDGMTSEQLIREALKSMV from the coding sequence GTGATCGGACGTCTACGCGGTACATTAATAGAAAAACAGCCACCAGAATTATTAATCGAAGTGAGTGGTGTTGGTTATGAAGTACAAATGCCAATGAGCTGTTTTTATGAATTACCGAACGTGGGCGAAGAAGCAATTATCTACACTCATTTTGTGGTTCGTGAAGATGCGCAACTACTTTATGGTTTTAATACTGTTAAAGAGCGTGCCTTGTTCCGTGAAGTGATCAAAGCGAATGGTGTTGGCCCTAAACTTGGCCTTGGTATTCTTTCGGGAATGACAGCAAGTCAATTCGTTCAAAGTGTTGAGCGCGAAGATATTTCGACACTTGTTAAACTTCCGGGCGTTGGTAAGAAAACCGCCGAACGTCTTGTCGTTGAAATGAAAGATCGCCTGAAAGGGTGGGGTGCTGGTGATTTGTTTACTCCAGCAACTGATGCAGCACCAATGGACTCGATGCCAACCGTGCATGACGCTGAAGAAGAAGCGGTAAGTGCTCTACTTGCATTGGGTTATAAGCCGACTCAAGCTTCTAAGGTTGTCGCTCAAGTGGCCAAAGATGGCATGACGAGCGAACAGCTGATTCGCGAAGCACTGAAGTCGATGGTTTAA
- a CDS encoding inactive transglutaminase family protein: MTSRIPFYISIFLLIVAGITLSMFRHTTYGVPWTPGETNQVWDIEARIEFNAAGKEAKVSLAAPHTQSNFTLISESASSPGYGISYLNTDSGRRAEWSIRHADGPQTIYYKTQFLVDSQANVTATPPDGDVTQPSFDGPEEAAALALIDRATKRSADNITFTRELIKTLNDPDSQNSALILNNMTKVEATHKLLSAAKIHNKVVGVIELEDGRRRQSIQHMNQIWDNNQWVLFSPESSEQQVQPNLLIWDESNVSLLDVVGGQNSKVHFSMIAQEISPTEATNSKVSADQLLNLSIHSLPLEEQAMFKTIMLIPIGALIVVFLRVIIGLKTSGTFMPVLIAVAFVQTQLVTGIVGFLLIVGTGLVIRSYLSKLNLLLVARISAVIITVIMIISIFTVVAFKIGLTEGLSITFFPMIILSWTIERMSILWEEEGAKEVVLQGGGSLFTAVLVYLGMTNPFIQHLTFNFIGLQLVILATILLLGNYTGYRLTELRRFKPLAED, from the coding sequence ATGACGTCAAGAATTCCATTTTATATCTCAATTTTCCTGCTCATCGTGGCAGGAATAACACTCAGTATGTTCAGACATACCACCTACGGTGTACCCTGGACTCCAGGGGAAACTAATCAAGTTTGGGACATTGAAGCTCGTATCGAATTCAATGCAGCGGGTAAAGAAGCAAAAGTTTCACTAGCCGCACCTCACACGCAGTCTAATTTTACACTTATTAGTGAGTCAGCTTCATCACCAGGCTACGGCATTTCATACTTGAATACAGATTCAGGTCGCCGAGCAGAATGGTCCATTCGTCATGCAGATGGCCCGCAGACTATCTACTACAAGACACAATTCTTAGTAGATAGCCAAGCGAACGTGACCGCGACGCCTCCAGACGGTGATGTCACTCAACCAAGCTTTGACGGTCCTGAAGAAGCCGCGGCCCTTGCTTTGATAGACAGAGCAACCAAGCGCTCAGCAGACAACATCACCTTTACTCGTGAATTAATCAAAACGCTTAACGATCCAGACAGCCAAAACTCAGCGCTGATTTTGAATAACATGACCAAAGTGGAGGCGACACACAAGCTACTTTCTGCAGCTAAAATCCACAACAAGGTTGTCGGTGTTATTGAATTGGAAGACGGACGTCGTCGCCAATCAATCCAGCACATGAACCAAATTTGGGATAATAACCAGTGGGTTCTCTTCTCTCCTGAATCTAGCGAGCAACAAGTTCAACCAAACCTACTCATCTGGGACGAGTCAAATGTCTCGCTATTAGATGTTGTGGGCGGCCAGAACAGTAAAGTTCACTTCTCTATGATTGCTCAAGAAATCTCGCCAACAGAAGCAACCAACAGCAAAGTATCTGCCGATCAACTATTGAACCTATCGATCCACAGCCTACCGTTAGAAGAACAAGCGATGTTTAAAACCATCATGCTGATTCCAATAGGTGCGCTTATCGTTGTGTTCTTGCGTGTCATCATAGGTCTTAAGACTTCTGGTACGTTCATGCCCGTTCTGATTGCTGTAGCATTCGTTCAAACTCAGTTGGTTACAGGCATTGTTGGCTTCCTACTAATTGTCGGTACTGGTCTTGTAATACGAAGTTACTTGTCCAAACTCAACCTCTTGTTAGTTGCCAGGATATCCGCCGTAATCATTACGGTAATTATGATTATCTCGATATTTACTGTCGTCGCATTTAAAATCGGACTAACAGAAGGTCTATCGATTACGTTCTTCCCAATGATTATCTTGTCTTGGACTATCGAACGTATGTCTATCCTTTGGGAAGAAGAAGGCGCGAAAGAAGTAGTACTACAAGGTGGTGGCTCTCTATTTACCGCGGTTCTTGTTTACTTAGGCATGACTAACCCGTTCATTCAGCACTTGACGTTCAACTTTATTGGTTTGCAGCTTGTTATTCTAGCGACCATCTTGCTACTAGGTAACTACACGGGCTACCGTCTAACCGAGCTTCGTCGCTTTAAACCGCTAGCGGAGGACTAA
- the cmoA gene encoding carboxy-S-adenosyl-L-methionine synthase CmoA translates to MSNTDNIFSAPIDKIGDFTFDARVAEVFPDMIQRSVPGYSNIISAIGMLAERFVKPHSNIYDLGCSLGAATLSMRRHIKQEGCTIFAVDNSEAMVERCKLHVNAYRSDTPVEVIEADIREIEIKDASVVVLNFTLQFLSPDDRLALLQKIHSGLRPGGILILSEKYVFEDESSNELLIDLHHDFKRANGYSELEVSQKRSAIENVMRPDSIKVHKERFQEIGFSSSEVWFQCFNFGSMFAIK, encoded by the coding sequence ATGAGCAACACAGACAATATCTTTTCCGCTCCTATTGATAAAATTGGAGACTTCACCTTTGACGCAAGAGTCGCTGAAGTATTTCCGGATATGATTCAACGCTCGGTGCCTGGCTACAGCAATATCATCTCTGCGATCGGCATGTTGGCTGAGCGCTTCGTTAAACCGCATTCAAATATCTATGACCTAGGCTGCTCTCTTGGCGCAGCTACGCTCTCAATGCGTCGTCATATTAAACAAGAAGGTTGCACGATTTTTGCTGTCGATAATTCAGAAGCGATGGTTGAACGCTGCAAATTACATGTAAATGCTTATCGCAGTGACACTCCTGTTGAAGTGATTGAAGCGGATATTCGTGAAATCGAAATCAAAGACGCATCGGTTGTGGTATTGAATTTCACTTTACAGTTTTTGTCTCCAGATGACCGCTTAGCATTGTTACAAAAAATTCACTCAGGCCTACGCCCTGGTGGGATCTTAATCTTATCTGAGAAGTACGTTTTCGAAGACGAGAGCTCAAATGAACTGCTGATTGACCTTCACCATGATTTCAAACGAGCTAACGGATACAGCGAGCTAGAAGTTAGCCAAAAACGTAGCGCAATTGAAAACGTTATGCGCCCAGACTCGATCAAGGTCCATAAAGAGCGTTTCCAAGAAATCGGCTTTTCTAGCAGCGAAGTGTGGTTCCAATGTTTCAACTTCGGTTCGATGTTCGCAATTAAGTAG
- the cmoB gene encoding tRNA 5-methoxyuridine(34)/uridine 5-oxyacetic acid(34) synthase CmoB: MFNFANFYQLIAQDTRLQPWLNVLPQQLTDWQNAEHGDFDRWLRALNKIPQGVPDQVDLKNSVTIGSSTPFHTGELKKLESLLKTFHPWRKGPYTVHDIHIDTEWRSDWKWDRVLPHISPLKNRSVLDVGCGNGYHMWRMLGEGARLTVGIDPSHLFLVQFEAIRKLLGDDQRAHLLPMGIEQLPKLEAYDTVFSMGVLYHRRSPLDHLIQLKDQLASGGELVLETLVIEGDENAVLVPVDRYAQMRNVYFFPSARALKRWLEQVGFEDVRIVDENVTTVGEQRTTEWMTHNSLPDYLDPNDPSKTVEGHPAPRRAVLVATKP; encoded by the coding sequence ATGTTTAATTTTGCTAATTTTTATCAACTTATTGCCCAAGACACTCGCCTTCAGCCGTGGCTCAATGTTCTACCTCAACAACTGACGGATTGGCAAAATGCAGAGCACGGTGACTTCGACCGTTGGTTACGTGCGCTGAACAAAATCCCACAAGGTGTACCAGACCAAGTTGACCTAAAAAATTCAGTCACGATTGGCAGCAGCACACCGTTTCACACGGGTGAACTTAAAAAGTTAGAAAGCTTATTGAAGACTTTCCACCCTTGGAGAAAAGGCCCTTACACTGTTCATGATATTCATATCGATACAGAATGGCGCAGCGACTGGAAATGGGATCGTGTGCTTCCACATATTTCTCCACTGAAAAACCGTTCAGTACTCGATGTGGGTTGCGGCAATGGTTACCACATGTGGCGCATGCTGGGTGAAGGTGCACGCCTAACGGTTGGTATCGATCCTTCTCACCTTTTCCTTGTTCAATTCGAAGCAATTCGTAAATTATTGGGCGATGACCAACGTGCCCATCTTTTACCTATGGGTATTGAGCAACTGCCAAAGCTGGAAGCTTACGACACTGTATTTAGCATGGGTGTGTTGTATCACCGTCGTTCACCGCTTGATCACTTGATTCAACTGAAAGACCAATTAGCATCTGGTGGTGAGTTGGTCCTTGAAACCCTAGTGATTGAAGGTGACGAAAACGCGGTGCTGGTTCCAGTTGATCGTTACGCACAAATGAGAAATGTCTACTTCTTCCCTTCTGCTCGCGCGCTAAAACGCTGGCTTGAACAGGTTGGCTTTGAAGACGTACGTATCGTTGACGAAAATGTTACGACAGTTGGCGAACAACGCACAACAGAATGGATGACACACAACTCTCTACCAGATTATTTAGACCCTAATGATCCAAGTAAAACAGTTGAAGGTCACCCAGCACCAAGACGTGCTGTTCTAGTGGCAACAAAGCCATAA